One part of the Candidatus Saccharimonadales bacterium genome encodes these proteins:
- a CDS encoding DUF4232 domain-containing protein, producing MEYETPPPQTNKSSNTLIIVVVVALVLLIAAAIGGYFYGKSVKEQEQKAAQETSLAELEQVKATAAATLLAPPKTTTETTCNTDELSLTVQEGSGTGAGTLSYDLIFTNTGSRTCALFGYPGVSFVNSNGNIVGEPANRVANAPEAKLSLAPNTKVKAPISVSNQANFTNGECKTGATKLRVYPPNDVGYLSVTSPVTAWCPNFQVWPVQAL from the coding sequence ATGGAATACGAAACACCCCCACCCCAAACAAATAAATCATCTAATACGTTAATTATCGTGGTTGTCGTGGCACTGGTCTTGCTGATTGCTGCGGCGATTGGCGGATATTTTTATGGCAAGTCTGTAAAAGAACAGGAGCAAAAAGCTGCGCAAGAAACCAGTCTTGCCGAGCTTGAGCAAGTTAAGGCCACGGCTGCGGCTACTTTGCTAGCGCCACCAAAGACAACTACAGAAACTACATGTAATACAGATGAGCTGTCACTTACTGTTCAAGAAGGAAGTGGTACCGGCGCTGGAACGCTTTCGTATGATTTGATCTTTACCAACACAGGCAGTAGAACATGTGCTTTGTTTGGTTACCCTGGAGTTTCGTTTGTCAATAGCAACGGTAATATAGTCGGCGAGCCGGCAAACCGTGTTGCTAACGCACCAGAAGCTAAACTGTCGCTTGCGCCAAATACAAAGGTTAAAGCACCAATTAGCGTAAGTAACCAAGCAAACTTTACAAATGGAGAATGTAAAACTGGGGCGACTAAACTTAGGGTTTATCCTCCGAACGATGTTGGATACCTAAGTGTGACTTCGCCAGTTACTGCCTGGTGTCCAAACTTCCAGGTCTGGCCGGTTCAAGCTTTGTAA